In Geminocystis sp. NIES-3708, a single window of DNA contains:
- a CDS encoding MEKHLA domain-containing protein — translation MKEIWENKEIINWTQIILNSYEKLLRKPLIERNNHEKLTEAKNLFYADFVVLSHNNNSDPIYNYGNQKALNLWEMSWEELIKTPSKNTTQPISREERDGLLKEANLKGYISNYGGVRISSTGKRYYIKDIILWNLTDNEGKFCGQAATFSQWEQLI, via the coding sequence ATGAAAGAAATCTGGGAAAACAAAGAAATTATTAATTGGACACAAATTATTTTAAATAGTTATGAAAAGTTACTAAGAAAGCCTTTAATAGAGAGAAATAACCATGAGAAGCTGACTGAAGCTAAAAATTTATTTTATGCCGATTTCGTAGTTTTATCTCATAATAATAATTCAGATCCTATTTATAATTATGGTAATCAAAAAGCTTTAAATTTATGGGAAATGAGTTGGGAAGAATTAATAAAAACTCCCTCAAAAAATACTACTCAACCCATATCAAGAGAAGAAAGAGATGGATTATTAAAAGAAGCGAACTTAAAAGGGTATATCAGTAACTATGGTGGTGTTAGAATTTCTAGTACGGGCAAAAGGTATTATATAAAAGATATAATTCTTTGGAATTTAACCGATAATGAAGGCAAATTTTGTGGACAAGCAGCGACATTTTCTCAATGGGAACAGTTAATATAA
- the gcvT gene encoding glycine cleavage system aminomethyltransferase GcvT, which produces MTESSNLLHTPLYSLSCQSKAKFTDFAGWEMPLQYSGLKKEHQAVRESVGMFDISHMGKFSLQGKNLRSSLNYLVPSDLRILEKGKAQYSVLLNHKGGIIDDIIFYYQGQNEDKIESGILIVNASTTAKDWNWLTENLYNQDIELKDNSKDLALIALQGKKALEYLNPLLTEDLESIPSFGHLTTEIDQEKIFIARTGYTGEDGFEIMTSPSIAQRLWQYFLNNNVIPCGLGCRDTLRLEACMGLYGQEMNEEITPLEAGLGWIVNMNHEFIGKEILALQKQEKVKKRLVAIEMEGKYIARHDYPIIINNQMVGKITSGTLSPTLNKAIALGYVPYNYSKIGQKLTVEIRGNLYPATVVKKPFYSRF; this is translated from the coding sequence ATGACTGAATCATCAAACTTACTACACACACCTCTTTATTCTTTATCCTGCCAATCTAAGGCTAAATTTACAGATTTTGCAGGGTGGGAAATGCCTTTACAATATAGTGGTTTAAAAAAAGAACATCAAGCAGTAAGAGAATCCGTTGGGATGTTTGATATTTCTCATATGGGTAAGTTTTCTTTACAAGGAAAGAATTTACGATCCAGTTTAAATTATCTTGTGCCTTCTGACTTAAGAATTTTAGAGAAAGGAAAAGCCCAGTATTCAGTCTTATTAAACCATAAAGGCGGCATTATTGATGATATTATTTTTTATTATCAAGGACAAAATGAAGATAAAATCGAATCAGGAATATTAATCGTTAATGCTTCAACTACGGCTAAAGATTGGAATTGGTTAACAGAAAATTTGTATAATCAAGACATCGAATTAAAAGATAATTCAAAAGACTTAGCCTTAATTGCCCTTCAAGGAAAAAAAGCTCTTGAATATCTTAATCCTCTTCTCACCGAAGACTTAGAAAGCATCCCTAGTTTTGGACATCTCACCACAGAAATTGACCAAGAAAAAATTTTTATTGCTCGTACTGGTTACACTGGAGAAGACGGTTTTGAAATTATGACTTCTCCTTCTATTGCTCAAAGATTATGGCAATATTTTCTTAACAATAACGTTATTCCTTGCGGTTTAGGCTGTCGTGATACCCTTCGTTTAGAAGCCTGTATGGGATTGTATGGACAAGAGATGAATGAAGAAATAACACCCTTAGAAGCTGGTTTAGGATGGATAGTAAATATGAATCATGAATTTATCGGCAAAGAAATTTTAGCCCTACAAAAACAAGAAAAAGTCAAAAAGCGTTTAGTTGCCATTGAAATGGAAGGTAAATATATCGCTCGTCATGATTATCCTATTATCATTAATAATCAAATGGTGGGAAAAATTACCAGTGGGACATTATCTCCTACCTTAAATAAGGCGATCGCTCTTGGTTATGTACCGTATAATTATAGTAAAATAGGACAAAAATTAACAGTGGAAATTAGGGGTAATTTATATCCAGCTACAGTAGTTAAAAAGCCATTTTATAGTCGTTTTTAA
- a CDS encoding nucleotidyltransferase family protein has product MNINIKSLREKREEIIAITLKHGAYNVRVFGSVARGEADEKSDIDFLIDYDINKIIPWFPVGLIHDLQDFLGKKVDVVTANGLKVCK; this is encoded by the coding sequence ATGAATATCAATATAAAGTCACTTCGAGAAAAACGAGAGGAAATAATTGCGATCACACTAAAACATGGAGCGTATAACGTGCGTGTATTTGGTTCAGTTGCAAGGGGAGAAGCAGACGAAAAAAGCGATATTGACTTCTTGATTGATTATGACATTAATAAAATTATCCCTTGGTTTCCTGTGGGGTTAATTCACGATTTGCAGGATTTTTTGGGCAAAAAAGTGGATGTTGTCACCGCCAACGGATTAAAAGTCTGTAAATAA
- a CDS encoding WYL domain-containing protein, translating into MVRKTETITLSIQKGTKEKLENVAQKLNLTWGDRPSISALMNAIASEEVYVGKPFELNNNQIRALETVVKLLTDSGKMQFANIIVELLLEKGKLETPMQQQLINQISHEFEGWRKAIDFHLSEQKPFLLVYENSQKEQEIFNVCYGEIRFHEKRFYLEAWCEEVNLPPKIPELTHNWCFRFDRIKNILKSNNRWRKEGLDYIEVILNFYGNMIKAYESKLEDITFITEEDRKGDKLVIVRKVSNPFWLIREVLPYGENCQIISPESIKQQFMMEIEKISLLYLS; encoded by the coding sequence ATGGTGAGAAAAACAGAAACAATTACCTTATCAATCCAAAAAGGAACAAAAGAAAAGCTAGAAAATGTCGCCCAAAAGCTTAATCTTACTTGGGGTGATCGCCCTTCTATCTCGGCTTTAATGAATGCAATCGCATCTGAGGAAGTATATGTAGGAAAACCTTTTGAGTTAAACAATAATCAAATAAGAGCTTTAGAAACGGTAGTAAAATTACTTACAGATTCTGGAAAAATGCAATTTGCAAATATAATTGTTGAACTTTTACTAGAAAAAGGGAAACTAGAAACCCCAATGCAACAACAATTAATTAATCAGATTAGTCATGAGTTTGAAGGGTGGCGAAAAGCCATCGATTTCCATTTAAGCGAACAAAAACCCTTTTTATTAGTTTATGAAAATAGCCAAAAAGAGCAAGAAATTTTTAATGTTTGCTATGGTGAAATCCGATTCCACGAAAAAAGATTTTATTTAGAAGCATGGTGTGAAGAAGTTAATCTACCCCCTAAGATTCCCGAATTAACTCATAATTGGTGTTTTCGATTTGATAGAATTAAAAATATCCTTAAATCTAATAATCGTTGGCGAAAAGAGGGATTAGATTATATTGAAGTTATATTAAACTTTTATGGTAATATGATTAAGGCTTATGAGTCAAAATTAGAAGATATAACATTCATCACAGAAGAAGATCGAAAAGGGGATAAATTAGTAATAGTCAGAAAAGTTAGTAATCCTTTTTGGTTAATTAGAGAAGTATTACCCTATGGCGAAAATTGTCAAATTATTTCTCCTGAATCAATTAAGCAACAATTTATGATGGAAATAGAAAAAATATCTTTGCTTTATTTATCTTAA
- a CDS encoding type VII toxin-antitoxin system MntA family adenylyltransferase antitoxin has protein sequence MNNQNTDIKTLQKLALKIPEKMPYIKMIILFGSRVRGDIHDRSDWDFAISYDKEIVAKTMKNKASGWFAYSIDLNDIFELKTDHIDIVDLNNCSDFITHYIARDGVLIYEKDQGEFEQFKRQKLKTEREMTIITKNMRAEIEEFLTKCGV, from the coding sequence ATGAATAATCAAAATACTGACATTAAGACATTACAAAAATTAGCTCTAAAAATACCCGAAAAAATGCCTTATATAAAAATGATAATTCTCTTTGGTTCAAGGGTAAGGGGTGATATTCACGATCGAAGTGATTGGGATTTTGCTATTTCTTATGATAAAGAAATCGTTGCAAAAACTATGAAAAATAAAGCATCTGGTTGGTTTGCTTACTCCATTGATTTGAATGATATTTTTGAGCTTAAAACAGATCATATTGACATTGTGGACTTGAATAATTGTTCAGATTTTATCACCCATTATATTGCTCGTGATGGCGTTTTAATATATGAAAAAGATCAAGGAGAATTTGAGCAGTTTAAACGACAGAAATTAAAAACAGAAAGAGAAATGACAATCATAACTAAAAACATGAGGGCAGAAATAGAAGAATTTTTAACAAAGTGTGGAGTTTAA
- a CDS encoding response regulator transcription factor: MKILIIEDDERISSATAEILKDNHYLVETAFDGQIGWELAQTMNYDLIILDLMLPKIDGITLCQKLRKIHCQSLILMLTAKDTNLDQVTGLDAGADDYVVKPFDLKLLLARIRALLRRNQSNFPPILTWENISFDPSKCEVKYNNKLVDLTPKEYHLLELFLRSGDRILTKGMIMERLWLLEDIPLEETVKVHIKGLRNKLKLAGGNPNLIENIYGLGYRLNPNF; the protein is encoded by the coding sequence ATGAAAATTTTAATAATAGAAGATGATGAAAGAATTTCCTCTGCGACTGCTGAAATATTAAAAGATAATCATTATTTAGTCGAAACAGCTTTTGATGGGCAGATAGGTTGGGAATTAGCTCAAACCATGAATTATGACTTAATTATTTTAGATTTAATGTTACCAAAAATAGATGGTATTACTTTATGTCAAAAACTTAGAAAAATTCATTGTCAATCTTTAATTTTAATGTTAACTGCTAAAGATACAAATTTAGATCAAGTAACAGGTTTAGATGCTGGAGCAGATGATTATGTAGTGAAACCTTTTGATTTAAAATTATTATTAGCGAGAATTAGAGCATTATTAAGAAGAAATCAATCCAATTTCCCGCCAATTTTAACATGGGAAAATATTAGTTTTGATCCTAGTAAATGCGAAGTAAAATATAATAATAAGCTGGTAGATTTAACTCCTAAAGAATATCATTTATTAGAATTATTTTTACGTAGTGGTGATCGTATTTTAACCAAAGGAATGATTATGGAAAGATTATGGTTATTGGAAGATATACCCTTAGAAGAAACAGTAAAAGTTCATATCAAAGGCTTAAGAAATAAATTAAAATTAGCTGGAGGAAATCCTAATTTAATTGAAAATATATATGGCTTGGGCTACAGACTTAATCCCAATTTCTAA
- a CDS encoding DUF86 domain-containing protein has translation MRDDSERIRDIQECLEKIEKYAVKGKRVFYEDELIQTWVIHHLQIIGEANRAISEQFKGKYPQVLWLKITDFMNLIVHEYFRVDLNIVWEIVENELPKLKQQINDILRDIQSNE, from the coding sequence ATGAGAGATGACAGCGAAAGAATCAGGGATATTCAGGAATGCCTTGAAAAAATAGAAAAATATGCAGTAAAAGGTAAAAGAGTTTTTTATGAAGATGAGTTAATTCAGACGTGGGTTATTCATCATTTACAGATTATTGGTGAAGCTAATAGAGCAATTTCTGAACAATTTAAAGGTAAATATCCTCAAGTTTTATGGTTAAAAATAACCGATTTTATGAATTTAATTGTCCATGAATATTTTAGGGTTGATTTAAACATTGTTTGGGAAATTGTCGAAAATGAATTACCAAAATTAAAGCAACAAATTAACGATATTTTAAGGGATATACAATCTAATGAATAA
- a CDS encoding type VII toxin-antitoxin system HepT family RNase toxin: protein MLDERIILRKFQKQKEYLVKLKVYENIDYDTFLNDQMIQFAIERLLQLTIQVALDVNRYLFKSLLIKQPEENAESFIKLAQLKILDEDLALRLKESGKMRNLLVHLYEIIEPPFVHLAIKVKKL, encoded by the coding sequence ATGTTAGATGAAAGAATTATTCTCAGAAAATTTCAAAAACAAAAAGAATATTTGGTTAAATTAAAAGTTTATGAAAATATTGATTATGACACTTTCCTAAATGATCAGATGATTCAATTTGCCATCGAACGTTTACTACAATTAACAATACAAGTTGCCTTAGATGTAAACCGTTATTTATTCAAATCATTATTAATTAAACAACCAGAAGAAAATGCGGAAAGTTTTATCAAATTAGCCCAATTAAAAATCCTTGATGAAGACTTGGCATTGAGATTAAAAGAGTCAGGGAAAATGCGTAATTTATTAGTGCATCTTTACGAAATAATTGAACCTCCCTTTGTCCATTTGGCTATTAAAGTAAAGAAACTCTGA
- a CDS encoding cell wall metabolism sensor histidine kinase WalK produces MAWATDLIPISKDKFKDLKIKLILYYLSVMIAIFSASGLLIYHIIAHHLYKQFEEHMLRLAENASKILELVKHEHEEYYHEPFSRLTLADLINKSENNNQVTSKNLFAEKNQSIQWFNEKHQLLIQEGNLLNKWNSFVQNKTTHDYDQQKHLFSLILPVYSNNESGELIGYIKVTESTLTLEKNLKLLQWSLTLTGFFILILSTGGAIFLTQESLKPIKASFQELKQFTADASHELRTPLTVISTSTEVILSHPEKIEPSDLTKIQAITTATHQMKILINDLLLLARMDNEKLEKEKNLLNIPIEEMWEDLLDFVQIKAESKKITIESHLVNNILVKGNINHLQQLFSNILNNALQYTPEGGKIIVILEKNYPYAVIKVKDTGIGIKETELKYIFQRFWRGEEGRNHRREGTGLGLAIAEKIVTNYGGKITVDSELGKGSLFCIYLPLS; encoded by the coding sequence ATGGCTTGGGCTACAGACTTAATCCCAATTTCTAAAGATAAATTTAAAGACTTAAAAATTAAATTAATTCTTTATTATTTATCCGTAATGATAGCAATTTTTTCGGCTTCAGGATTATTGATTTATCATATTATTGCTCATCATTTATATAAACAATTTGAAGAACATATGTTAAGACTAGCAGAAAATGCTAGTAAAATATTGGAGTTAGTTAAACATGAACATGAAGAATATTATCATGAGCCTTTTTCAAGGTTAACTTTAGCTGATTTAATTAATAAATCAGAAAACAATAATCAAGTTACTTCTAAAAATTTATTTGCTGAGAAAAATCAATCAATACAGTGGTTTAATGAAAAACATCAGCTATTAATTCAAGAAGGTAATTTACTAAATAAGTGGAATAGTTTTGTACAAAATAAAACTACTCATGATTATGATCAACAAAAACATCTTTTTTCTTTAATTTTACCAGTTTATAGTAATAATGAATCTGGAGAATTAATCGGTTATATAAAAGTAACAGAATCAACACTAACTTTAGAAAAAAATTTAAAGTTATTGCAATGGAGTTTAACCTTAACAGGTTTTTTTATCTTGATATTAAGCACAGGAGGAGCAATTTTTCTAACTCAAGAATCTTTAAAGCCCATAAAAGCTAGTTTTCAAGAATTAAAACAATTTACTGCCGACGCATCCCATGAATTACGAACTCCTCTTACCGTAATTTCTACATCTACGGAAGTTATTTTATCTCATCCTGAAAAAATTGAGCCGTCAGATTTAACTAAAATTCAAGCTATTACTACGGCAACTCATCAAATGAAAATTTTGATTAATGATTTACTTTTATTAGCAAGAATGGATAATGAAAAGCTAGAAAAAGAAAAAAACTTATTAAATATTCCTATTGAAGAAATGTGGGAAGATTTACTCGATTTTGTTCAAATAAAAGCTGAATCAAAAAAAATTACTATAGAATCTCATTTAGTCAATAATATTTTAGTGAAAGGAAATATCAATCATTTACAACAATTATTCAGTAATATTCTTAATAATGCTTTGCAATATACTCCTGAAGGAGGAAAAATCATCGTCATCCTAGAAAAAAATTATCCCTATGCTGTAATTAAAGTAAAAGATACAGGTATTGGTATTAAAGAAACAGAATTAAAATATATTTTTCAACGTTTTTGGCGAGGGGAAGAAGGTAGAAATCATCGCCGAGAAGGCACAGGATTAGGATTAGCTATTGCCGAAAAAATTGTCACTAATTATGGTGGCAAAATAACTGTTGATAGTGAATTAGGAAAAGGAAGTCTTTTTTGCATTTATTTACCTCTTTCCTAG